The genomic interval TTTGATAGGGAGCTGGTGCAACTTTCTGACTGTATTATATGCTGGTAAAATATCATGCTCATTTTACACAGTATAGCTGTTATTGCCTCATtgtaaatttctttttgaaacaTTCTGTGCTAGCTTAAGAGTTTGCCAACTTCAATTTCATGATTTTGGACACCCCAATTCTATTAGATTTATTTGCACCAATGTATTTGTTGAAGCCCCAAGCTAGTCTCCGTCTAGTTTGTTGGATAAATTGGTTTCTATTCGGTATTTTAGTAAGGCTTTGTTGCTATTGATTGAAGGTTTCGTTGCTGCCCACACATTGCCAGTCCTGTATGAGAAGTATGAAGATCAAGTAGACAGCTCTGTCTTCAATGTTTTTGGGCAGTTccaaaatcaatatcaaaagCTTGATGCTGGTTTCCTCAGTAAGATCCCGAAAGGAAAGCTCAGCGGGAAGAAGCTTGATTAGATCGGATACCGATTTGGCAATTAAGTTTCCTTTGGTGATCTTAATTTAGCAGGGGCTGAAGAAAACTTATTGTCTTCCATGAGatattgtgttatttttatggTTTCATTCAATTTGGCTAGAGATAATCTGTTTTACTGGTGTATAtcagttaattaaaaaatttggagtCTTAAGTAAGTGGAGATAAtctgtttattttcttaatacatttaatgTTAATTAGCATTATAAACTAGATATGAAATCTCtcacaaatacttttaaaataataaaattatgtatatttattttgaatatacaaataaatatatatttatatgtgttatcatgtgattgagtgattttaaattacggataaaatattatttaatcacgtgataatatatataaacataaatctatttgttatttatatatttaaaatagattggGATAGAATTGTTCCTtctaaaaatctaattatttatatattttttaattaaataagatatttctgatagatatacatataataaaattatcctaCTCTACAGAAAAAACATGGTTTGGTGACATGGCAATTGACTAGAAGTAACAGAAGCCACGTGTTCCAATCAGAGCCCCTACAACCTTATCCCAGATCAATAATCTAATCGTCTTTCATCATCTAATATCCAAAGTCGACCAATTCTATtcacatataacattttattattttctattttgttacatttattcATCAAAGCTTTGTCCGAGTGAATTGAAGTGTTGAAAGTTCCAGAGAAGGAAATACAGAGAAAAATGGCCTCCACTGCATGCTTCTTGCACCACCACGCACTCTCTAGTCCCACAAGATTATCATCATCTCAGCGCCACGTCTCGAACATCAAGCCTACCCAGCTGGTTTGCCGTGCACAGAAGCAGGGTGCTCAAGAAGACGACGGCAGTGTAGTGTCTCGGCGGTTGGCTCTCACTCTGCTCATCGGAACTGCAGCTGTTGGCTCCAAAGTCTCACCTGCTGACGCTGCCTATGGAGAAGCTGGTATGCTTCTATTCCATTCTCGTACTATGACTAGTTCAATTATGTATGAATATTCCTGGTAATGTTAtactcaatatattttttatattgaatatatttttttcaggATTTTTGTGTAATTagtttgattataaaaattgtTGTAGCCAATGTGTTTGGTAAGCCAAAGACCAACACAGACTTCTTGCCGTACAATGGAAACGGATTCAAGCTATCAATCCCCTCAAAATGGAATCCAAGCAAAGAAGTAGAATTCCCTGGACAAGTTCTAAGATATGAAGACAACTTTGATTCCAACACTTATGTTTCTGTCATGGTCACCCCAACTGACAAGAAATCCATCACCGATTACGGTTCCCCTGAGGAATTCCTCTCAAAGGTATAAACACTAcattcttaattttgattatgaatgTTTTACAATCATGTGCTATGCGAAATTGATATGTATGTTATATGCAGGTGGACTATTTGCTAGGAAAACAAGCCTTCTTTGGCAAAAGTAACGAGGTAATGCTGTAGATCCTATCTATATCCTAACATGTGTTCATAGAGTTACATATTAGCTTGAATTATTGGTTGTTGCAGGGTGGTTTCGAAAATGATACGGTGGCCACAGCAAACATACTGGAGAGCGCAACCCCGGTGATCGGTGGGAAACAGTATTACACATTGTCAGTATTGACAAGAACTGCCGATGGAGATGAAGGGGGGAAACATCAGTTGATTACGGCCACTGTTAAAGATGGTAAGCTTTATATTTGCAAGACACAAGCTGGAGACAAGAGGTGGTTTAAGGGTGCAAAAAGATTCGTGGAGAGCACTGCGAATTCTTTCAGTGTTGCTTAAGATGttaatgagaaatttttattttaatgtaaatCAACTTAATATATTATGTCATGgggttttgagtttttaatcgAGGGATGTGGTTGCAAAAATGTTGTGTATTTTTTATGGTATAAGGACCATTAGACCATCTGTTAGAATATCTGTGGCATCAAATTCAACTTTTGAAATTCAGCATCCTGACCTGATTATGGACGGAAAgactattaattataattgcatTTTAGGTAATTAAAAAAACCTGAGGCAATAACATATGAGAAATCagatgattttaaagtgaaaaaaaaaaaacttaattacataaataaattttgtacaaAGTTTTACTTGTTGGTTAAACCCAGAAGTTAACTCGGAGTACACTTGAACCTCAGGAGTCACTAgaacaagaaaataattaaataaaatagaacaATTTTTTCTGTAATGATCGACTTAATTCTTAGAACCAGTGctctaaaaattaattgaatgtcAAAAGTAAAATAGCAGATTTATTGATGCCTGCATTGTTCACAACCCTGTTTGATATGAATGTCAGCTTGGCATGAAAATGATGTATTTACATACAAGCAATGGTTAAGGAATTCTGGGATGAAGATTCCAGTTTGCGGTTTCAAGCTCCTCCATTGCAATAGTGGTTGCCATTGCTATTGCTATGACAATCTTCCAACTTGACATTCAGAGACTTCAGATCTTTCAAGCCCCAGATCCGAATTGTTCTATCATCGCTGGCTGATGCCAACATGTGAGGGTTTGTTGGATTCCAGCTCACGCAATTAACAGCCCCAGAATGGCCTGGTAATGCTGCAATGAGCTCACATGAGGCTCTATGCCATATATAGAcctacaaatataataaaaacccCATCATTGATcttgaaaagggaaaaattaatattcatgcACTTTGATTATCTAATGGTATGGGAGAAGCTAGTAAAGTACATAGAATGCAGCATCCCAACAGCAGCTTGATTATGTGATATTACAAAACCAATACAAGTTGAATAAATCACAAAAAACTCAACATGCATTAATTAGTCCATATGATTGAAATGGTAGTATGTTTAAATACAACAAGAACTAATCTTTTCACCAACATCAGGAACCAGGACACACCCAAGTATTTTGACGAGGAAGATATACCTGTGAATCCTCGCTCCCGCTGGCAATAAAAGCTTGGTCGAGCCCACCAAAACAAGACCTAATAACAAAACGAGCACGTTTATGTCCTCTGTACTTGGCAACAAGCTTGACATCTCCCTCTATGTTCCAGAGATGGATTTCTTGATTCAGAAGATTAACCAGCAAGAACCTGTTATCCCGAGATAATGAGAATGATGTTATTGTTTGGTCCTCTTCAATAAATCTCTCAGCTTTAGCTTCTCTGTCAAGTAATAGTAGTGTGGATTCTCTACACATGcttataatttgttttccattgCTGGTTATCTCCAGATCAGAAATCTTTAAAGTTCGAGGCCCTTTCCAACACTCGTGCTGTTTCCCATCGACTTCCCACATGCAGATACTTTTATCATTGGCACCAGAAAATATCCATTTCCCATCTGGATGCCAGCCACAGGACACCAGGCCAACACCAGCTTTTTCAAAAACCTGGAGACATTCACCAGAAGAAGCATCCCAACGCCGGATAGCCTCCTCCACTCCACATGTGAGGAGCTGCTGGTCATCAGAACTCCATGAAACACAGGAGACAGGTTTCTGGTGACCAGATAATTTATGCTTTAATGTCACTCTACCATACATATCAAcctacacaaaatcaattatagACTTTATCAGTTCACAAAACACATCTTACAAACAAGCATCTCTATCTGACCCTACTTGAGAGAGAAAACTAATCACATTACCGACAAGTCGCAGCAGATGAGTTTCTGGGCACATCCCAAGATGcttaaaaatcaataaactaattCAAGTCCCACCTCATAATATAGTACTACAAGGTGATAACAAATTCCAGTCATTATGCTTAAAAATGCCAACTATTGGTGTAACTCCAAGATACTATGGTTATTTAATGCAACAGATATAAAGATAATGACTATACACATACAAACAACTACGATTCATAAATCACTGCATTCAAAAATGCATATCAAGCTACATTCGTATTATTAGAAAACAGGATATAGATTATAGGCACGGATGGAAAAAGTAGAGTAAGGGAGACAAAAAGCAATTTGATGTCAATATCCAGAGAAAAGAACAATACCTCCCATACGATTGCTGACTGATCACTGGATGACGAAGCTAAGTATTTACCATTATGTGAAAATTGCAAGAACCAAACATCATCAGTGTGAGCCTCTAATACCTATTGAAAATGGGATAACAAGAAatgattagataatatataagaACCTGGCAATAAGCCCAAGTTAATCACAGACTCAGCTAAagtatcaaaataacataaaatagcacatataaaattaaacatctaatgaaagaaaaatgtgatCTAACCTGTAACGTTCGAGATGGAATCTGATCTCTACCACAATGATGATCGGTGTACAATG from Mangifera indica cultivar Alphonso unplaced genomic scaffold, CATAS_Mindica_2.1 Un_0065, whole genome shotgun sequence carries:
- the LOC123207199 gene encoding oxygen-evolving enhancer protein 2, chloroplastic-like, which translates into the protein MASTACFLHHHALSSPTRLSSSQRHVSNIKPTQLVCRAQKQGAQEDDGSVVSRRLALTLLIGTAAVGSKVSPADAAYGEAANVFGKPKTNTDFLPYNGNGFKLSIPSKWNPSKEVEFPGQVLRYEDNFDSNTYVSVMVTPTDKKSITDYGSPEEFLSKVDYLLGKQAFFGKSNEGGFENDTVATANILESATPVIGGKQYYTLSVLTRTADGDEGGKHQLITATVKDGKLYICKTQAGDKRWFKGAKRFVESTANSFSVA